The following proteins come from a genomic window of Streptomyces sp. GS7:
- a CDS encoding IclR family transcriptional regulator: protein MTETDKAEARAEEQPEGKRRGRARAKRQGRADATAHGKPPRGAAGAVQSVDRAVTVLEILARLGEAGVTEIAEELDVHKSTAFRLLGVLENRGLVAQEQERGKYYLGAGVLRLAGAAAVRLDISQEGAAICRLLADELGETVNIAVLESDAAVNIMQARGPASVTAQNWLGRRTPLHATSSGKALLAYQPEPVQEAVLARKLPRLTERTVTSAGELRGQLAQVVERGFAVAVEELELGLRAVAAPVRAHDGSVIGAISVSVPAYRLDEERLPEVVKRTVAAGEELSRRMGYAS from the coding sequence ATGACCGAAACGGACAAGGCGGAGGCGCGGGCGGAGGAACAGCCGGAGGGGAAGCGGCGCGGCAGAGCCCGCGCGAAACGGCAGGGAAGAGCGGACGCGACGGCGCACGGGAAGCCGCCGCGCGGTGCCGCCGGCGCCGTGCAGTCGGTGGACCGGGCGGTGACCGTACTGGAGATCCTGGCCCGGCTGGGCGAGGCCGGGGTGACCGAGATCGCCGAGGAACTGGACGTGCACAAGTCCACCGCGTTCCGGCTGCTCGGGGTGCTGGAGAACCGCGGGCTGGTCGCCCAGGAGCAGGAGCGCGGCAAGTACTACCTCGGCGCCGGGGTGTTGCGACTGGCCGGCGCGGCGGCGGTGCGCCTGGACATCTCCCAGGAGGGCGCGGCGATCTGCCGCCTGCTGGCCGACGAGCTGGGGGAGACGGTCAACATCGCGGTGCTGGAGAGCGATGCCGCGGTGAACATCATGCAGGCCCGCGGCCCGGCGTCGGTCACCGCGCAGAACTGGCTGGGCCGCCGCACCCCGCTCCACGCCACCTCCAGCGGCAAGGCACTGCTCGCCTATCAGCCCGAGCCGGTCCAGGAGGCCGTACTGGCACGGAAGTTGCCCCGGCTCACCGAACGGACGGTGACCTCGGCCGGGGAACTGCGCGGCCAGCTGGCGCAGGTGGTCGAGCGGGGCTTCGCGGTGGCGGTCGAGGAGTTGGAGCTCGGCCTGCGGGCGGTCGCGGCCCCGGTGCGGGCGCACGACGGCTCGGTGATCGGCGCGATCAGCGTGTCCGTGCCCGCGTACCGGCTGGACGAGGAGCGGCTGCCGGAGGTGGTCAAGCGCACCGTCGCCGCGGGTGAGGAGCTGTCGCGGCGGATGGGGTACGCCAGTTGA
- a CDS encoding GcvT family protein, translated as MSPSSPATAPAATDARPSPAIRARVVVIGAGIVGCSLADELTARGWRDVTVLEQGPLPAPGGSTSHAPGLVFQTSPSKTMTEFAAYTVRKFGSLEVDGLPCFHAVGGLEVATTEARWADLHRKAGLAASWGVRGELLGPQECRKLWPMLDESVLHGGFHTPDDGLARALLACRAQMARAQARGARFLERHTVTAIERADGRVTGVVTDRGTFPADHVVSAAGFWGPVIGAMAGVHVPLLPLAHQYATTEPLPELAGADAPHGGEAERGGGVKSPGEEAGRPILRFQDRDLYFREHFDTAGGRLGIGSYAHRPMPVDPFTVPAFDDAPVMPSSLPFTAEDFAPSWQDSIGLLPALGASRVAEGFNGVFSFTPDGMPVLGESRELRGFWLAEAVWVTHSAGVARAVAEWMTDGRPAVDIHECDLHRFEDAQRSPAYIEDRGAQNFIEVYDVIHPLQPMERPRPLRTSPFYARQQQLGAYFLEGGGWERPHWYEANAPLTEGLRLPERDDWAARHWSPIAAAEAAVTRERVALYDMTPLRRLEVTGPGALDFLQYMTTNQLRKKPGAVTYTLLLDEAGGIRSDLTVARLAPDRFQVGANSGSDLDWLLRHAPDTVQVRDITPGTCCIGVWGPLARDLVQPLTRDDFSHEAFGYFRARQTYLGHVPVTALRLSYVGELGWELYTTADLGLRLWDTLWEAGQRHGVIAAGRSAFNSLRLEKGYRAWGHDMTTEHHPYEAGVGFAVRPAKGDFLGRASLEGQSERTATRRLTCLTLDDPAANVLGKEPVYVAGVPAGYVTSAAYGYTLGRGIAYAWLPAAAAVPGTAVHIEYFGRRIPATVAQEPLFDPEMARIRR; from the coding sequence ATGTCCCCATCGTCCCCGGCAACCGCACCGGCCGCCACCGACGCCCGCCCGTCCCCCGCCATCCGCGCCCGGGTGGTCGTCATCGGCGCCGGCATCGTCGGCTGCTCGCTCGCCGATGAACTCACCGCCCGCGGCTGGCGCGACGTCACCGTCCTGGAGCAGGGGCCGCTGCCGGCCCCCGGCGGCTCCACCTCGCACGCCCCCGGCCTGGTCTTCCAGACCAGCCCGTCCAAGACCATGACCGAGTTCGCCGCCTACACCGTCCGCAAGTTCGGCTCCCTCGAAGTCGACGGACTGCCCTGCTTCCACGCCGTCGGCGGCCTGGAAGTCGCCACCACCGAAGCCCGCTGGGCCGACCTGCACCGCAAGGCCGGGCTCGCCGCCTCCTGGGGCGTCCGCGGGGAACTCCTGGGCCCGCAGGAGTGCAGGAAGCTCTGGCCGATGCTGGACGAGAGCGTGCTGCACGGCGGGTTCCACACCCCCGACGACGGGCTGGCCCGCGCCCTGCTCGCCTGCCGCGCCCAGATGGCCCGTGCCCAGGCGCGCGGCGCCCGCTTCCTGGAGCGGCACACCGTCACCGCGATCGAGCGGGCGGACGGCCGGGTCACCGGCGTCGTCACCGACCGCGGCACCTTCCCCGCCGACCACGTCGTCTCCGCCGCCGGGTTCTGGGGACCGGTGATCGGCGCCATGGCCGGGGTGCACGTACCGCTGCTGCCGCTGGCCCACCAGTACGCCACCACCGAGCCACTGCCCGAACTCGCCGGGGCCGATGCCCCCCATGGGGGAGAAGCCGAGCGTGGGGGAGGAGTGAAGAGCCCGGGGGAGGAAGCCGGGAGGCCGATCCTCCGCTTCCAGGACCGCGATCTCTACTTCCGCGAGCACTTCGACACCGCCGGGGGCCGACTCGGCATCGGCTCCTACGCCCACCGCCCCATGCCCGTCGACCCGTTCACCGTCCCGGCCTTCGACGACGCCCCCGTCATGCCGTCCTCGCTGCCCTTCACCGCGGAGGACTTCGCCCCCAGCTGGCAGGACAGCATCGGACTGCTCCCCGCGCTGGGCGCCTCGCGGGTGGCCGAGGGCTTCAACGGGGTCTTCTCCTTCACCCCCGACGGGATGCCGGTCCTCGGCGAATCCCGTGAACTGCGCGGTTTCTGGCTCGCCGAGGCGGTCTGGGTCACCCACTCCGCCGGCGTCGCCAGGGCCGTCGCCGAGTGGATGACCGACGGCCGCCCCGCCGTCGACATCCACGAATGCGACCTCCACCGCTTCGAGGACGCCCAGCGCTCCCCCGCCTACATCGAGGACCGCGGCGCCCAGAACTTCATCGAGGTCTACGACGTCATCCACCCGCTCCAGCCCATGGAGCGGCCCCGCCCCCTGCGCACGAGCCCCTTCTACGCCCGTCAGCAGCAGCTCGGCGCGTACTTCCTGGAGGGCGGCGGCTGGGAGCGCCCGCACTGGTACGAGGCCAACGCCCCGCTCACCGAAGGACTCCGGCTCCCCGAGCGGGACGACTGGGCCGCCCGCCACTGGTCGCCGATCGCCGCCGCCGAGGCCGCCGTCACCCGCGAGCGGGTAGCCCTCTACGACATGACCCCGCTGCGGCGGCTGGAGGTCACCGGTCCGGGCGCGCTCGACTTCCTCCAGTACATGACGACCAATCAGCTGAGGAAGAAGCCCGGCGCGGTGACCTACACCCTGCTCCTGGACGAGGCCGGCGGCATCCGCTCCGACCTCACCGTGGCGCGGCTGGCCCCGGACCGCTTCCAGGTCGGCGCCAACAGCGGATCCGACCTCGACTGGCTGCTGCGGCACGCCCCGGACACAGTCCAGGTCCGCGACATCACCCCGGGCACCTGCTGCATCGGCGTCTGGGGCCCGCTGGCCCGGGACCTCGTCCAGCCGCTGACCCGCGACGACTTCTCGCACGAGGCGTTCGGCTACTTCAGGGCCAGGCAGACCTACCTCGGCCACGTCCCGGTGACCGCTCTGCGCCTGTCCTACGTCGGCGAGCTGGGCTGGGAGCTCTACACCACGGCCGACCTGGGGCTCCGTCTCTGGGACACGCTGTGGGAGGCCGGGCAGCGGCACGGGGTGATCGCCGCCGGCCGCAGCGCCTTCAACAGCCTCCGCCTGGAGAAGGGTTACCGCGCCTGGGGCCATGACATGACCACCGAGCACCACCCCTACGAAGCCGGTGTCGGCTTCGCGGTCCGCCCCGCCAAGGGCGACTTCCTCGGCCGCGCCTCACTGGAGGGGCAGAGCGAGCGGACCGCGACCCGCAGGCTCACCTGCCTCACCCTCGACGACCCCGCGGCCAACGTCCTCGGCAAGGAACCGGTCTACGTTGCGGGCGTCCCGGCCGGCTATGTCACCTCCGCCGCCTACGGCTACACCCTCGGCCGCGGGATCGCCTACGCCTGGCTGCCGGCCGCCGCCGCGGTCCCCGGCACCGCCGTCCATATCGAGTACTTCGGGCGGCGGATTCCCGCGACCGTCGCCCAGGAACCGCTGTTCGACCCGGAGATGGCCCGTATCCGCCGCTAG
- the solA gene encoding N-methyl-L-tryptophan oxidase, with amino-acid sequence MAPTYDVIVLGLGGMGSAAAHHLAARGARVLGLEKFGPVHNRGSSHGGSRITRQSYFEDPAYVPLLLRSYELYEQLERDTGREVATLCGGVMVGRPDSRTVAGSLASARQWDLPHEMLDAKEIRRRFPTLTPHDDEIALYEARAGLLRPESTVAAHVQLATQGGADLHFEEPVTRWEELPGGAGVRVHTHENAYTAGQLVICPGAWAPQLLTDLGVPFTIERQIMYWFAPDGGTAPYVPERHPVYIWEDAAGVQIYGFPAIDGPDGGAKVAFFRKGTACTPETIDRTVYDHEVRAMADQLGSRIPTLPGRFLKAATCMYSNTPDEHFVITRHPAHPENVTVACGFSGHGFKFVPVVGEIVADLALTGTTAHPIDLFDPRRPAAAVA; translated from the coding sequence ATGGCTCCCACCTACGACGTCATCGTCCTCGGCCTCGGCGGGATGGGCAGCGCCGCCGCCCACCACCTCGCCGCCCGCGGCGCCCGGGTCCTGGGCCTGGAGAAGTTCGGCCCGGTGCACAACCGCGGCTCCAGCCACGGAGGTTCGCGGATCACCCGGCAGTCCTACTTCGAGGACCCCGCCTACGTCCCGCTGCTGCTGCGCTCGTACGAGTTGTACGAGCAGCTGGAGCGGGACACCGGCCGCGAGGTCGCCACCCTCTGCGGCGGGGTGATGGTCGGCCGCCCCGACAGCCGCACGGTCGCCGGAAGCCTGGCCTCCGCCCGGCAGTGGGATCTGCCGCACGAGATGCTCGACGCCAAGGAGATCCGCCGCCGCTTCCCGACCCTGACCCCGCACGACGACGAGATCGCGCTGTACGAGGCGCGCGCCGGACTGCTCCGCCCGGAGAGCACCGTCGCCGCCCACGTCCAGCTCGCCACCCAGGGCGGCGCGGACCTGCACTTCGAGGAGCCGGTCACCCGCTGGGAGGAGCTGCCCGGCGGCGCCGGGGTCCGCGTCCACACCCACGAGAACGCCTACACCGCGGGGCAGTTGGTGATCTGCCCGGGGGCCTGGGCGCCCCAGCTGCTCACCGACCTCGGAGTGCCGTTCACCATCGAGCGGCAGATCATGTACTGGTTCGCCCCCGACGGCGGCACCGCGCCCTACGTCCCCGAGCGCCACCCCGTCTACATCTGGGAGGACGCCGCGGGCGTGCAGATCTACGGCTTCCCCGCCATCGACGGCCCCGACGGCGGCGCCAAGGTCGCGTTCTTCCGCAAGGGCACCGCCTGCACCCCGGAGACCATCGACCGCACCGTGTACGACCACGAGGTACGCGCCATGGCCGACCAGCTCGGCTCCCGTATCCCCACCCTGCCCGGCCGCTTCCTGAAGGCCGCCACCTGTATGTACTCCAACACCCCGGACGAGCACTTCGTGATCACCCGGCACCCGGCGCATCCGGAGAACGTCACCGTCGCCTGCGGATTCTCCGGCCATGGCTTCAAGTTCGTGCCGGTCGTCGGCGAGATCGTCGCCGACCTGGCGCTGACCGGCACCACCGCGCACCCCATCGACCTGTTCGACCCCCGTCGCCCCGCCGCCGCGGTCGCCTGA
- a CDS encoding aromatic ring-hydroxylating oxygenase subunit alpha has translation MTTTPTESRPGAATPPATSLIATLAGRYYTDPEIFRQEQDRVFERLWFCAVRSADLDRTGAFRTVRIGRESVLITRNRAGELRAFLNVCRHRGARLCTEESGQVRRNLQCPYHAWTYDLDGRLVAAPNLQKMPDIDRTERGLVTVPLREWLGYAWVCLADEPPSFEDTVIGAAVERLGDAAAVERYRTEDLSLGRRITYDVRANWKLIVENFMECYHCATIHPELTDVLPEFAEGFAAQYYVGHGAEFAPQAQGFTVDGSAGFGRLPGIADSQDRRYYAVTVRPQVFINLVPDHVILHRMFPSAPDRTVVVCDWLYLPEVIDSGADVAKSVELFHRVNVQDFDACERTQPAMDSRAYRDGGVLVPSEHHIGAFHHWLTDRLEGRGPSDGSRPD, from the coding sequence ATGACCACCACACCCACCGAGTCCCGGCCGGGCGCCGCCACGCCGCCCGCCACCAGCCTGATCGCCACCCTGGCCGGGCGCTACTACACCGACCCGGAGATCTTCCGCCAGGAGCAGGACCGCGTCTTCGAGCGGCTGTGGTTCTGCGCGGTCCGCAGCGCCGACCTGGACAGGACGGGCGCCTTCCGCACCGTGCGGATCGGCCGGGAAAGCGTACTGATCACCCGCAACCGCGCCGGGGAGCTGCGTGCCTTCCTCAACGTCTGCCGGCACCGCGGCGCCCGGCTGTGCACCGAGGAGTCCGGCCAGGTCCGCCGCAACCTCCAGTGCCCCTACCACGCCTGGACCTACGACCTGGACGGCCGGCTGGTGGCCGCCCCCAACCTCCAGAAGATGCCGGACATCGACCGCACCGAACGCGGTCTGGTCACCGTCCCGCTGCGTGAATGGCTCGGCTACGCCTGGGTGTGCCTGGCCGACGAGCCGCCGTCCTTCGAGGACACCGTGATCGGCGCGGCCGTCGAGCGGCTGGGCGACGCGGCCGCCGTCGAGCGCTACCGCACCGAGGACCTGTCCCTGGGCCGGCGCATCACCTACGACGTGCGCGCCAACTGGAAGCTGATCGTCGAGAACTTCATGGAGTGCTACCACTGCGCCACCATCCACCCCGAACTCACCGACGTTCTACCGGAGTTCGCGGAGGGCTTCGCCGCCCAGTACTACGTCGGGCACGGCGCCGAGTTCGCGCCACAGGCGCAGGGGTTCACCGTGGACGGCAGCGCCGGCTTCGGCCGGCTGCCCGGCATCGCGGACAGCCAGGACCGGCGCTACTACGCGGTGACCGTCCGGCCGCAGGTCTTCATCAACCTCGTCCCCGACCACGTCATCCTCCACCGGATGTTCCCGTCGGCGCCCGACCGCACCGTCGTCGTGTGCGACTGGCTGTACCTGCCCGAGGTCATCGACTCCGGTGCCGATGTCGCCAAGTCCGTCGAGCTGTTCCACCGGGTCAACGTCCAGGACTTCGACGCCTGCGAGCGCACCCAGCCGGCCATGGACTCCCGTGCCTACCGCGACGGGGGAGTGCTCGTCCCCAGCGAGCACCACATCGGCGCCTTCCATCACTGGCTCACCGACCGACTGGAAGGCCGGGGCCCGTCCGATGGGTCACGGCCGGACTGA
- a CDS encoding heavy metal translocating P-type ATPase encodes MPVATLERPPRAAEARPVAPRRTRVFALAEARWAAVATVAFLIALALQLTGAPGWAWGALYTVAYLTGGWEPAWAGLRALGDRTLDVDLLMIVAALGAAAIGQVMDGALLIVIFATSGALEALATARTQDSVRGLLDLAPATATRLADDGEEHRVATADLVVGDTILVRPGERVGADGRVLAGTSEVDQATITGEPLPVAKEPGDEVFAGTLNGLGALRIKVERDAGDSVIARIVAMVAEASETKAPTQLFIEKVEQRYSVGLVAVTLAVFAVPLMLGAELTGALLRAMTFMIVASPCAVVLATMPPLLSAIANAGRHGVLVKSAVVMERLGQVDGVALDKTGTLTEGTPQVAAIRPPAGAGLSEEALLTWAAAAEHPSEHPLARAIVSAARSRGCALPAAEEFTASPGTGVRARVDGAWIEVGTPARLLAEDTPMAAEMTELVRELEEGGHTAVLVLRDGVPAGVLGIADRLRPDAAATVAALRELTGRAPMLVTGDNPRAAARLAEEAGIADVRAGLLPQDKVEAVREEERAGHKVLMVGDGVNDAPALAAAHTGVAMGRAGSDLALETADAVIVRDELATVPAVMTLSRAARRLVVQNLVIASVFISGLVLWDLAGRLPLPLGVLGHEGSTVIVGLNGLRLLREAAWRRAAGRTAG; translated from the coding sequence ATGCCTGTCGCCACTCTGGAACGTCCGCCCCGGGCCGCCGAGGCACGCCCGGTGGCCCCGCGGCGTACGCGGGTGTTCGCACTGGCCGAGGCCCGCTGGGCGGCGGTCGCCACCGTGGCGTTCCTGATCGCGCTGGCCCTGCAGCTCACCGGCGCGCCCGGGTGGGCCTGGGGTGCGCTGTACACCGTGGCGTATCTGACGGGTGGTTGGGAACCGGCCTGGGCGGGGCTGCGGGCCCTCGGGGACCGGACGCTGGACGTCGATCTGCTCATGATCGTCGCGGCGCTCGGGGCGGCGGCGATCGGCCAGGTGATGGACGGCGCGCTGCTGATCGTCATCTTCGCCACCTCCGGCGCGCTGGAAGCGCTGGCCACCGCCCGCACCCAGGACTCGGTACGCGGCCTGCTGGACCTCGCGCCCGCCACGGCGACCCGGCTGGCCGACGACGGCGAGGAGCACCGGGTGGCCACCGCCGACCTCGTCGTGGGCGACACGATCCTGGTGCGGCCCGGCGAGCGGGTCGGCGCGGACGGCCGGGTGCTGGCGGGGACGAGCGAGGTGGACCAGGCCACGATCACCGGGGAGCCCCTGCCGGTGGCCAAGGAGCCCGGGGACGAGGTGTTCGCCGGCACGCTGAACGGGCTGGGCGCGCTGCGGATCAAGGTCGAGCGGGATGCCGGCGATTCGGTCATCGCGCGGATCGTGGCGATGGTCGCCGAGGCGTCCGAGACCAAGGCACCGACCCAGTTGTTCATCGAGAAGGTCGAGCAGCGGTATTCCGTCGGCCTCGTGGCGGTGACGCTGGCGGTGTTCGCGGTGCCGCTGATGCTCGGGGCGGAGCTGACCGGTGCGCTGCTGCGGGCGATGACCTTCATGATCGTGGCCTCGCCGTGCGCGGTGGTGCTGGCGACCATGCCGCCACTGCTGTCGGCCATCGCCAACGCCGGGCGGCACGGCGTGCTGGTGAAGTCCGCGGTGGTGATGGAGCGGCTCGGCCAGGTGGACGGCGTCGCGCTGGACAAGACCGGGACGCTGACCGAGGGCACACCCCAAGTCGCCGCGATCCGGCCGCCGGCCGGCGCCGGGCTGTCCGAGGAGGCGCTGCTGACCTGGGCCGCCGCGGCCGAGCACCCCAGCGAGCACCCGCTGGCCCGCGCGATCGTGAGCGCCGCCCGGTCCCGCGGCTGCGCGCTGCCCGCCGCGGAGGAGTTCACCGCCTCCCCCGGTACCGGCGTACGGGCCCGGGTCGACGGCGCGTGGATCGAGGTGGGGACGCCGGCCCGGCTGCTGGCCGAGGACACCCCGATGGCCGCCGAAATGACCGAGCTGGTACGGGAGTTGGAGGAGGGTGGGCACACCGCCGTACTGGTGCTGCGGGACGGTGTCCCGGCCGGGGTGCTGGGGATCGCCGACCGGCTGCGGCCGGACGCGGCGGCCACCGTGGCCGCGCTGCGGGAGCTGACCGGGCGCGCGCCGATGCTGGTGACCGGCGACAATCCGCGGGCGGCGGCCCGGCTCGCCGAGGAGGCCGGGATCGCGGACGTACGGGCCGGGCTGCTGCCGCAGGACAAGGTCGAGGCGGTGCGCGAGGAGGAGCGGGCCGGGCACAAGGTGCTGATGGTGGGCGACGGGGTGAACGACGCCCCGGCGCTGGCCGCCGCGCACACCGGAGTCGCGATGGGGCGGGCCGGGTCGGATCTGGCGCTGGAGACCGCGGACGCGGTGATCGTGCGCGACGAACTGGCCACCGTCCCGGCGGTGATGACGCTGTCGCGGGCGGCGCGCCGGCTGGTCGTGCAGAACCTCGTCATCGCGTCGGTGTTCATCTCGGGGCTGGTGCTGTGGGACCTGGCCGGGCGGCTGCCGCTGCCGCTGGGCGTCCTCGGGCACGAGGGCTCGACGGTGATCGTGGGGCTCAACGGGCTGCGGCTGCTGCGCGAGGCGGCGTGGCGGCGGGCCGCCGGCCGCACCGCCGGATGA
- a CDS encoding ArsR/SmtB family transcription factor produces the protein MGHGIDDTSSATTRERLDAVGAADVAATLQALSTPSRLRILARLQEGPCAVGDLAAAVGMEQSACSHQLRLLRNLGLVTGERNGRSIVYALYDHHVAELLDQALHHIEHLRLGLRDAPSVTVESSAK, from the coding sequence ATGGGCCACGGAATTGATGACACCAGCAGCGCCACCACCCGCGAACGCCTGGACGCCGTGGGGGCCGCCGATGTCGCCGCCACCCTCCAGGCCCTCTCCACCCCCTCCCGGCTGCGCATCCTCGCCCGTCTCCAGGAAGGCCCCTGCGCGGTCGGCGACCTCGCCGCCGCCGTCGGTATGGAGCAGTCCGCCTGCTCCCATCAGCTCCGGCTGCTGCGCAACCTCGGCCTGGTCACCGGCGAACGCAACGGCCGCTCGATCGTCTACGCCCTCTACGACCACCACGTCGCCGAACTCCTCGACCAGGCCCTCCACCACATCGAGCACCTGCGCCTCGGGCTGCGTGACGCCCCGTCAGTCACCGTGGAATCCTCGGCGAAGTGA
- a CDS encoding carbon-nitrogen hydrolase family protein, which produces MRIALCQMTASTDPKENLAQVVDLVRRAAAEGARLAVLPEASMARVGVPPGLVAEPLDGPWAEGVRAVARETGVTVVVGMFTPAPGGRVANTLLATGPGVEESYDKIHLYDAFGFRESDTVAAGERVVTIDVDGVRVGLATCYDVRFPELFRAHADAGATVSVLPASWGAGPGKRAQWELLVRARALDATVWLAAVGQAAPDQDADPEVATKAPTGVGHSALVGPDGTVRARLDAAPGLLVAEVDPEETGRVRRAVAVLDNRRL; this is translated from the coding sequence ATGCGTATCGCGCTGTGCCAGATGACCGCCTCGACCGACCCGAAGGAGAACCTCGCGCAGGTTGTGGACCTGGTGCGCCGGGCCGCCGCCGAGGGCGCGCGGCTGGCGGTGCTGCCCGAGGCGTCCATGGCGCGCGTCGGGGTGCCGCCCGGACTGGTGGCCGAGCCGCTGGACGGGCCGTGGGCCGAGGGCGTGCGGGCGGTCGCCCGGGAGACCGGGGTGACGGTCGTGGTGGGGATGTTCACCCCGGCGCCCGGCGGCCGGGTGGCCAATACCCTGCTGGCCACGGGGCCCGGGGTGGAGGAGTCCTACGACAAGATCCATCTCTACGACGCCTTCGGGTTCCGGGAGTCCGACACCGTCGCGGCGGGCGAGCGGGTGGTGACCATCGACGTCGACGGGGTCCGGGTGGGCCTGGCGACCTGCTACGACGTGCGCTTCCCGGAGCTCTTCCGGGCACATGCGGACGCCGGCGCGACGGTGAGCGTACTGCCCGCGTCGTGGGGAGCCGGGCCGGGGAAGCGCGCGCAGTGGGAGCTGCTGGTGCGGGCCCGCGCGCTGGACGCGACGGTGTGGCTGGCGGCGGTGGGGCAGGCCGCTCCGGACCAGGACGCCGACCCCGAGGTGGCCACCAAGGCCCCGACCGGTGTCGGGCACAGTGCGCTGGTGGGGCCCGACGGGACCGTGCGGGCGCGGCTGGACGCGGCGCCCGGGCTGCTGGTCGCGGAGGTGGACCCGGAGGAGACCGGGCGGGTGCGGCGCGCCGTGGCCGTACTGGACAACCGCAGGCTGTAG
- a CDS encoding asparaginase, which produces MITRQSTTGSTAGTTPARHPAGDPPALRIPAHAPVAHVERGGLVEGVHHGSVVVLAADGSVDFQLGDIEAAFYPRSALKPLQAVGLLRAGLPPLDDEALALTAASHSGEERHLATARRILHTARLTEDDLRNVPDLPYGAAARDDWLGRGLGPSRLAQNCSGKHAAMLYTARTRGWRLDTYLDAGHPLQRELATTVEEFTGQGIARITVDGCGAPLFSVSLHGLARAVARLATAAPDTPEGRVAHAMRRHPEMVSGADRDVARLVRALPGLLAKDGFEGVQVAALPDGRAVGVKIADGADRARMPVTAAALARCGIDPGLLAPFATAPVLGGGVRVGTLRAAGALATPAAPGPAA; this is translated from the coding sequence ATGATCACACGTCAGAGCACCACCGGCAGCACCGCGGGCACCACCCCGGCCCGCCACCCGGCAGGCGATCCGCCCGCCCTCCGCATACCGGCCCACGCCCCCGTCGCCCACGTGGAGCGCGGCGGCCTCGTCGAGGGCGTCCACCACGGCTCGGTCGTCGTCCTGGCGGCGGACGGCAGTGTGGACTTCCAACTCGGCGACATCGAGGCCGCGTTCTACCCCCGCTCGGCGCTCAAGCCCCTCCAGGCGGTCGGTCTGCTGCGCGCCGGCCTGCCGCCGCTGGACGACGAGGCGCTGGCCCTGACGGCGGCCAGCCACTCCGGCGAGGAACGGCATCTGGCCACCGCCCGGCGCATCCTGCACACCGCCCGGCTGACCGAGGACGACCTCCGCAACGTCCCGGACCTCCCCTACGGCGCCGCCGCACGGGACGACTGGCTCGGGCGCGGCCTGGGCCCCAGCCGGCTCGCCCAGAACTGCTCGGGCAAGCACGCCGCCATGCTGTACACGGCGCGCACCCGGGGCTGGCGGCTGGACACCTACCTCGACGCCGGGCACCCCCTCCAGCGGGAACTCGCCACGACCGTCGAGGAGTTCACCGGCCAGGGCATCGCCCGCATCACCGTCGACGGCTGCGGCGCCCCGCTGTTCTCCGTCTCGCTGCACGGCCTGGCCCGGGCCGTCGCCCGGCTGGCGACGGCGGCCCCGGACACCCCCGAGGGCCGGGTCGCGCACGCCATGCGCAGGCACCCCGAGATGGTCTCCGGCGCCGACCGGGATGTCGCCCGGCTGGTCCGCGCGCTGCCCGGTCTGCTCGCCAAGGACGGCTTCGAGGGCGTGCAGGTCGCCGCGCTGCCGGACGGCCGGGCGGTCGGTGTGAAGATCGCCGACGGCGCCGACCGGGCCCGGATGCCGGTCACCGCGGCGGCCCTGGCCCGCTGCGGCATCGACCCCGGCCTTCTCGCCCCCTTCGCCACCGCCCCGGTCCTCGGCGGCGGTGTACGGGTCGGCACCCTGCGGGCGGCGGGCGCCCTGGCCACCCCGGCCGCCCCCGGACCGGCCGCCTGA